The Hymenobacter sp. DG01 sequence ATTCTTCATCTTTAGCCCCCCGGGGCGCTTGCCCTCCTCGTTTCCCTTTGCTTTTTGCGTATGCTCTCTGCTTCTATTCTGGCTGCTTTTCAGCACCAATTCCACTACTCCCCCCTGCTGGTACGCGCACCGGGTCGCGTCAACCTGATTGGGGAGCACACCGACTATAACGAAGGCTTCGTGCTGCCGGCCGCCATCGACAAAGAAATCTGCTTTGCCGTGGGCCTGAACCAGACCGACACCATCCGGCTGTACTCCTTTGATAAGCAGGAGCTGTACACCACGGCGGCAGCCCAGGTACAGCGCGGCAATACCCTATGGGCCAACTACCTGTTGGGGGTAGTGGCGCAATTTCAGAAGCGGGGCATAACAGTACCGGGCTTCGACTGCGTGTTTGGGGGCAATGTACCCATGGGAGCGGGCCTGTCGTCGTCGGCGGCGGTGGAATGCGGATTGGCTTTTGCCCTAGACCACCTGCTGGGCACGCAGCTCGACCGCATGACCCTGGCCCACATGGCCCAGAAAGCCGAGCACGAGTTTGCCCTGGTACAGTGCGGCCTCATGGACCAGTTTGCCAGCCTCTTCGGCCGCCAAGGTCAGGTAGTGCGCCTGGATTGCCGCTCTTTGGAGTACGAGTACTTTCCCTTCGACACGAGCCGCTGCCACATTGTGCTCTGCAACTCCGGCGTGAAACACTCCCTGGCCAGCTCCGAGTACAACACCCGCCGCCAGGAGTGCGAGCAGGGCGTGGCCGTGCTGCGCCAGCACTACCCCCAGATCGGGAGCCTACGCGACGTAACCCTGGCCCAACTGCAGCAGCACGCGGCCGAGCTTGATGCGGTGGTACTACGCCGCTGCCGCTACGTGGTAGAAGAAAACCTGCGCGTAGAAGCCGCCTGCCAAGAACTGGCCGCGGGCAATCTGCCGGCCTTCGGGCAGCAAATGTATGCCTCCCACGCCGGCCTGCGCGACGATTACGAGGTAAGCTGCCCCGAGCTGGACACGCTGGTAGAGCTGGCCCGCCCCTTGCCGGGCGTGTACGGAGCCCGCATGATGGGCGGTGGCTTCGGGGGCTGCACCATTAACCTGGTGGAAGTGGACCACGTGGAAGAGTTTACGCGCCGCATGCAACAGCTGTACCAGCAGGCAACGGGCATTCCGCTGGAAACCTACCAGACCACCATCGTGGCCGGCGTTTCGGAGCTTCCAACGGTGGCCCTCACCTGACTGGCAGGTCAGCCGCCGTTAGGGCCGGTCATTTGAAGTACCCGCCCTAATAGTTTCTGACCTGCTTTGGCTAAAAACCGTTAGAGGGGGTAGGGGTCCCGCCTGGGGCGGGACCCCTACCCCATTTCGGCTTCCTGGTTTCTCACTTCTTACCTTCTCGCATGGCATCCTTCGACCTTGCCCAGCAACCTCACCGTCGTTTCAACCCGCTTACCGGCGAGTGGCTGCTCGTGTCGCCGCACCGGGCGCTGCGCCCCTGGCAGGGCCAGCAGGAAGCCCCCGACCGGAGCCAGCGCCCCGCCTACGACCCTACCTGCTACCTCTGCCCCGGCAACACCCGCGCCAACGGCGCCGTGAATCCCGCCTACGAAGGCACCTTTGTGTTTGATAACGACTTTGCCGCCCTCACGCCCGATGCTCCTACCGGCTCGGTGGAGGTAGGCGGGTTGCTGCGGGCCGAGGCTGAATCGGGCGTGGGCCGGGTTATCTGCTTTTCGCCCCGCCACGACCTGACCTTGCCCGAAATGGACGTTGCCGCCATCAGGGGGGTAGTGGATGTATGGGCCGCGGAGTTTGAGGCCCTTGGTAGCCGGCCCGATATCAACTACGTGCAGATTTTCGAGAACAAGGGTCAGGTAATGGGCTGCTCCAATCCCCACCCCCACGGTCAGATCTGGGCCCAGCGCACCGTGCCCGGCGACCCGGCCAAGGAAACCGTGCAGCAGCAGGCTTACTACCAGCAGCACGGCCGCACCCTGCTCACCGACTACCTCGAAATTGAGTTGAAAGAGCAGCAACGGGTAGTGCTGGAAAACGAGCACTTTGTGGTGCTGGTCCCCTTCTGGGCAGCCTGGCCCTTCGAGACGCTGGTGGTGCCGCGCCGCGCCGTACAGGATGTAACCCAGCTCAGCAGTGAGGAGCGCGACGCCTTCGCCGATGCTATCCGCCGCCTCACTATCCGTTACGACAACCTGTTCCAGACTTCCTTCCCCTACTCCGCCGGCCTGCACCAGCGCCCCACCGATGGGCAGGAGTACCCGGAGTGGCACCTGCACATGCACTTCTACCCCCCTCTGCTCCGCTCAGCCACGGTGCGCAAGTTCATGGTGGGCTACGAGCTGCTGGCTAACCCCCAGCGCGACATCACCCCGGAATACGCCGCCCAACGCCTGAGGGAGCTTTCGGAAGTGCATTATAAGGGGTAAGGGATTGATGGATGAGGGATTGATGGATTAATGGATTAACGGATAAGGGATTGAGGTGGTCTAAGCAAGGTGGACAGAAGAAGGACGTATCTTTCTTCTGTTATGGCAGCAAAACCCAGCGGGGCGTCGCCCGACAAACGGCGTAAATACGACGAGGCGTTTAAGGCCGAGGCGCTGCGTCTGGCCAGCGAAAGCCGCAGCACGCAGGCGGCGGCGCGGCAGCTGGGCATCAGTCCCAAACTGCTCTACCGCTGGCAGCAGGCGCAGCTCGTGGCCGAAGTGGGCAGTGAGGAAGTGGCCCGTGACCCGGAGGTCCGCGCCCTGCGCGCCCGGCTGAAGCGGGCGGAGCAGGAGCTCGACATTTTAAAAAAAGCCTTGGTCATCTTCGGCCAGCCGACCCGGTGAGCACCTACGAGCACATCGCCCAGCGTGCCGCCCACGTGCCCGTGCGCCAGCTCTGCCAGGTGCTGCACGTGGCCCCGGCCGCCTATTACGCCTGGCAGCGCCGCCGGCAGCAGCCAGTGGTCGAGCCGGCCTGGCAAGTGGCCGTGCGTGAAGCGTTTGCCTACCACAGCCAGCGCTACGGCACGCGTCGGCTGCGCGCCGAAGTGCAGGCCCAGGGCCATGCCGTCGGCCGCTGGCGCATCCGCCGCGTGCTCCACGCCCACGGCCTGCGGGCCCAGCAGCCGCGCTCGTTCGTGCCGCGCACCACCGACTCGGACCCGGCCGTGCGGGCCGCACCCAACCGCTTGCTCGGCCAGCCAGCCCCCACGGCCCCGAATCGGGTCTGGGTGGGCGACATCACGTATTTGCCCCGCCAGGGCGGGGGCTGGCTCTACCTGGCCGTGTGGCTCGACCGCTGCTCGCGCAAAATCGTCGGCTGGGACGTGCGCGACACCATGCCCGAAGACCTGGTCAGCGAAGCCCTGCGCCGGGCCCTGGTGGTGCGCCGCCCCCCGGCCGGGCTTATCGTGCACTCGGACCAGGGCAGCCAGTACACAGCCACCCGCTTCAAAAGCCTGGTCGCCAAACACGGCGCCCAGCAAAGCATGAGCCGGCGGGGCAACTGCTACGATAACGCCCACGCCGAATCGTTTTGGAGCCGCTTCAAGGCCGAACTGCTCGACGGCGGCAGCTTCCCCGGTCTGGCCGAAGCCAAGCTCGAAATCAGCCACCACATCGCCTATTACAATGCCGAACGACGACATTCCGCCCTCGGCTACCTCTCGCCCAACCACTTCGAAACCTATCTTCAAACAACGTCCCAATTGTGTCCGGCTTAGCTAGACCACCTCAGGATTGATGGATAAAGGACAACGTGGTGGCGGAGGCAGAGCTGCTTTATCCTACATCCTTGTCCTTTATCCATTAATCCATCATCCATCAATCCCTCATCCATTAATCCCTTATCCAACTACCTCCTACTTGCTGTTCAGCTTTTTAATCAGGTCGGCTTCATCCTGGTGGTAGGGCGTACCGTCGCGGCGGAACACTTCGTGAAACCATTCGGTTGGCTCGCCGCCGTCGGCAATGGGTACGTCCCACTGGTACTTGGTGTTGGTTTTGCCATCCACGAGACCCCAGTTGATGGCGCCCACATTGTACTTTTTGAGCAGGGGCAGAATATTCACGAAGCGTGAGTTGCGGGGGCGGGCCATATACTCGGTGCAGATGAGTGGACGGCCGTGGGTCGTGAGCAACTCAATAATGCGCTGGTGAAGCGGTGCCTCGTCGTAGCAGTGGTAGGTAATGACGTCGGAGTGAAGGGCCTGGTAGCGGTTCAGGGCTTCGAAGTCCCAGTTCCAGAGGCCTATGCTTAGCGGCTGCTCGGGATTTACCTCGCGGGCCCAGCTGAACACGTTGCGCACCAGCGGCAACGACGACGTGAGCTTGCCGCTGTTGCCGGGCTCGTTGTATAGGTCCCAGAGCAGGATGCGCTTATCGTGAGCGAAGTGACGCAGCACGTCCTGCACGTAAGGCTTGAGCTTCACGAAGGCCACCGAGTCGCGGGAGGTGGGCTCGCCGGGGTCCTGGAGCCAGCCCGAGTTGTGAATACCGGGCTTGGGGGCAGGCTGTAGCCCAATTTTGGCTTCTTTGTTCCAGCAGTCATCGAAAAACACCAGAATCGTCTGGATATGGTGCTTGTCGGCCAGGCCCAGGTAGGTGTTCACGCGCTGCTTAAAGCCCTGCGGATCTTGCTGCCAGGCCAGAGAGTGCAGGAACACGCGCATGGTATTGAACCCAATGCTTTCGGCCCAGCCTAGCTCCCGGTCGATGGTGGTGGGGTCGAAGGTGTCGGCCTGCCACATTTCCAGCTGGTTGATGGCCGTGCTGGGCGTAAAGTTGGCTCCCGTCATCCAGCGGTGCTCCTTATACCACGCGTTGGCTTTCTCAGCCGACCAGCGCCGGTCCTGCGCTACGGCTAAGGCGGCGGGGCCTTTTGTCTTGATCTTGGTTTTTTGGGCAAACGAGCCGGTAGAAACCAGCAGCAGCAAGAAGAAAAGCAGTTTTTCCATAGAAGCAGGCAAGGTGGGAATGGAAGGCGGAATGTGTTAAGTCGTCAAGATATGCAAACGATTGCATAATTATCTGCATATTGAATTGTGTTGTAGCTTTTCCATGAGCTTACCTCAGCGTGCCCAGCCTTCAAAGCGGCGTCCATCATCCCAGCTCTGTTAAGCCAGCTTCACCTCGCTACCTGCTTTCATTTCCTTTCACCTCTTCCGCTTACCGCCTACCCCAACCGTTTGCTTATGCCCTGCCGCCGTCACTTTTTACAGCAGGCTACTGCCGGCCTGGCTTCTTTGGCCCTGCTAAACCAAGCCACTGCCCGTGCCGCCCGCACCTACACCAACCCCGTGTATGCCGGCCAGTTTCCCGACCCCTTTGTGCTACGCCACCAGGGCCGCTACTACGCCTTCGGCACCACGGGCACCGGCCGCACGTCTGATGGCCGCATCTTCACCCTGCTGACTTCCACGAACCTTGTGGACTGGAAGCCGGCCGGCGGGGCCCTTACGCCCCCTGCCGGGGCTGAGGGCGCCGACTTCTGGGCTCCGGAAGTCATTTATCATAAGGGCACCTTCTATATGTATTACTCCATGGGCGGCGGAGCCATTGGCGCTACGGTGGGCCACCGCCTGCATGTGGCTACCAGCAAAACGCCTCAGGGCCCCTACCAGCAAGTAGCCTTACTGGATGTACCCGACAGCAAGTTCACCATCGATGCCCACCCCTTTCAGGATACCGACGGGCAGTGGTACCTGTTCTACGCCCGCGACTTCATTGACTCCGCGGATGGCTACCGCCCCGGCACGGGCCTGGTAGTGGACCGCCTGCTGGACATGACCCGCCTGGCCGGGGAGAGCCGCACCGTAATGCGCGCCCGCCACGACTGGACCGTGTTCGAGAAAAACCGCACCATGCCGCTCTACGGGGGCCAGACCTTTCCGGAGTGGCACACTCTGGAGGGCCCGTTTATGCGCAAGCAGGGCAACAAATACTATTGCTTTTACAGTGGCGCCAACTTCCTGACTTCCCGCTACGGAGTAGATTATTGCGTGGCCGACTCTATTATGGGCCCCTACTCCGATGCCGGGGCCGAGGGCGGCGCCCGGGTGCTGCATGCCGTGGAGGGCCACGTCCGCGGCCCGGGACACCACTCCCACGTTTTCGGGCCCGATGGCAAAACCGAATACCTGGTGTACCACGCCTGGAACGCGCAGATGACGGAGCGCCAGCTCTGCATTGATAAGCTGCTCTGGACTCCGCAGGGGCCGCGCTGCCAGGGACCAACCTACACCCCCCAGCCCTTACCCCGCTAACCGCCCCCAACCCATCGAGGTTCTTGCTACGGTTCTGCTTCCGGCAGTGGCTGTAATCTGGCAACGAAATACCTGAATGTGCTATGTTTGAGTAGTTTTTGCGCAATTCGTTGCGCAAAAACTACTCTGTTTTTCCTTGTTCATTTCAACCGCCCTACCCCCTTGGCCCGCGCAAAAGCTTCCATTTCAGATCTGGCAAAACAGCTGGGCATATCGGTTTCCACGGTTTCGCGGGCCCTAAGCAACCACCCGAGCATCAGCGACGCCACCAAGAAAAAGGTCTGGAAGCTGGCCAAGGAGTTGCACTACCAACCCAACCACCTGGCGGCCGGTTTGCGCAAAGGCCGCAGCAACCTGCTGGGCGTAATCGTGCCCCACATTGATGGGCACTTTTT is a genomic window containing:
- the galK gene encoding galactokinase, with amino-acid sequence MLSASILAAFQHQFHYSPLLVRAPGRVNLIGEHTDYNEGFVLPAAIDKEICFAVGLNQTDTIRLYSFDKQELYTTAAAQVQRGNTLWANYLLGVVAQFQKRGITVPGFDCVFGGNVPMGAGLSSSAAVECGLAFALDHLLGTQLDRMTLAHMAQKAEHEFALVQCGLMDQFASLFGRQGQVVRLDCRSLEYEYFPFDTSRCHIVLCNSGVKHSLASSEYNTRRQECEQGVAVLRQHYPQIGSLRDVTLAQLQQHAAELDAVVLRRCRYVVEENLRVEAACQELAAGNLPAFGQQMYASHAGLRDDYEVSCPELDTLVELARPLPGVYGARMMGGGFGGCTINLVEVDHVEEFTRRMQQLYQQATGIPLETYQTTIVAGVSELPTVALT
- a CDS encoding glycoside hydrolase family 43 protein, whose product is MPCRRHFLQQATAGLASLALLNQATARAARTYTNPVYAGQFPDPFVLRHQGRYYAFGTTGTGRTSDGRIFTLLTSTNLVDWKPAGGALTPPAGAEGADFWAPEVIYHKGTFYMYYSMGGGAIGATVGHRLHVATSKTPQGPYQQVALLDVPDSKFTIDAHPFQDTDGQWYLFYARDFIDSADGYRPGTGLVVDRLLDMTRLAGESRTVMRARHDWTVFEKNRTMPLYGGQTFPEWHTLEGPFMRKQGNKYYCFYSGANFLTSRYGVDYCVADSIMGPYSDAGAEGGARVLHAVEGHVRGPGHHSHVFGPDGKTEYLVYHAWNAQMTERQLCIDKLLWTPQGPRCQGPTYTPQPLPR
- a CDS encoding 1,4-beta-xylanase; this encodes MEKLLFFLLLLVSTGSFAQKTKIKTKGPAALAVAQDRRWSAEKANAWYKEHRWMTGANFTPSTAINQLEMWQADTFDPTTIDRELGWAESIGFNTMRVFLHSLAWQQDPQGFKQRVNTYLGLADKHHIQTILVFFDDCWNKEAKIGLQPAPKPGIHNSGWLQDPGEPTSRDSVAFVKLKPYVQDVLRHFAHDKRILLWDLYNEPGNSGKLTSSLPLVRNVFSWAREVNPEQPLSIGLWNWDFEALNRYQALHSDVITYHCYDEAPLHQRIIELLTTHGRPLICTEYMARPRNSRFVNILPLLKKYNVGAINWGLVDGKTNTKYQWDVPIADGGEPTEWFHEVFRRDGTPYHQDEADLIKKLNSK
- a CDS encoding IS3 family transposase, producing the protein MSTYEHIAQRAAHVPVRQLCQVLHVAPAAYYAWQRRRQQPVVEPAWQVAVREAFAYHSQRYGTRRLRAEVQAQGHAVGRWRIRRVLHAHGLRAQQPRSFVPRTTDSDPAVRAAPNRLLGQPAPTAPNRVWVGDITYLPRQGGGWLYLAVWLDRCSRKIVGWDVRDTMPEDLVSEALRRALVVRRPPAGLIVHSDQGSQYTATRFKSLVAKHGAQQSMSRRGNCYDNAHAESFWSRFKAELLDGGSFPGLAEAKLEISHHIAYYNAERRHSALGYLSPNHFETYLQTTSQLCPA
- a CDS encoding UDP-glucose--hexose-1-phosphate uridylyltransferase, producing MASFDLAQQPHRRFNPLTGEWLLVSPHRALRPWQGQQEAPDRSQRPAYDPTCYLCPGNTRANGAVNPAYEGTFVFDNDFAALTPDAPTGSVEVGGLLRAEAESGVGRVICFSPRHDLTLPEMDVAAIRGVVDVWAAEFEALGSRPDINYVQIFENKGQVMGCSNPHPHGQIWAQRTVPGDPAKETVQQQAYYQQHGRTLLTDYLEIELKEQQRVVLENEHFVVLVPFWAAWPFETLVVPRRAVQDVTQLSSEERDAFADAIRRLTIRYDNLFQTSFPYSAGLHQRPTDGQEYPEWHLHMHFYPPLLRSATVRKFMVGYELLANPQRDITPEYAAQRLRELSEVHYKG
- a CDS encoding transposase, which encodes MAAKPSGASPDKRRKYDEAFKAEALRLASESRSTQAAARQLGISPKLLYRWQQAQLVAEVGSEEVARDPEVRALRARLKRAEQELDILKKALVIFGQPTR